A region from the Desulfobulbaceae bacterium genome encodes:
- a CDS encoding response regulator, translated as MHLLHSILPKRIYSQIALAITAILIATSLTYALVISNQQAQYAQKAMEHNAEVLVDSFVKACAHMLIVEDYSGLDTFLLQAAKHSDLESIQVVDSDGTTITSIIHPQGFTPYINYTATSLQAQPASNPPQATYNNSSYLLQLPIIAGNVLGYIRVSFSLKEIRKTKHAIWKRTLLLGTIWILLSIVLLLQILKRPIESIKKLTDFTRQLSTHRGAQLPVDRSCLELEQFGQALNAVSNELLQSEQELSAEKDRLSITLQSISDGVIATDRTGKIVLFNKAAELITGWQAHKALGSSLEAVFSDFESESANPAELIREIIDQQKTIRQGVVHSFPQKGNLPDTTVAISVAPIVAGTGEKTGAVLICKDLTEQLASDKEKISLENQLQQALKMEAIGTLAGGIAHDFNNILTPILGYAQLVEYQLPPESDLLKYQREVIVAANRAKELVQQILTFSRSADHELLPLQIQIVVKEAVKLIRSTIPTTIQIKQDINPNCGYVLASPTQVHQIVMNLCTNAYHAMRIKGGELSISLQPVKIPNDDHTDTTIRPGEYILLQISDTGSGVPKTIIDRIFDPYFTTKPLGEGTGMGLSVVHGIVKNCKGHISVTSVEGQGASFKIYLPQEKSNRPALGTSSSVKPAGGSERILLVDDDITIVDIESRILRSLGYQVTAFSSSEEALAAFQQSTDSFDLVFTDMTMPQITGIGLMKKIRALRPDMPIILCTGYSEIIDQKSALALGINAYITKPLVLETVATQVRKALDNKS; from the coding sequence ATGCACCTACTCCATAGTATTTTACCCAAACGCATCTACAGTCAAATTGCACTTGCCATCACCGCAATCTTAATTGCAACAAGCCTTACCTATGCCCTGGTGATCAGTAACCAACAAGCCCAATACGCCCAAAAGGCTATGGAACATAATGCGGAAGTTTTGGTAGACAGTTTCGTAAAGGCCTGCGCCCATATGCTTATCGTGGAGGACTACTCTGGACTGGACACCTTTCTTTTACAGGCAGCAAAACATTCCGACCTTGAAAGTATTCAGGTCGTTGACTCTGACGGAACGACGATCACCTCAATCATTCACCCACAGGGTTTCACACCCTATATAAATTACACAGCAACTTCTCTGCAAGCTCAACCAGCATCAAATCCCCCACAGGCCACCTACAATAACTCCAGCTATCTACTCCAGTTACCTATAATCGCCGGCAACGTGCTCGGTTACATTAGGGTATCTTTCAGCCTCAAAGAGATACGGAAAACAAAACATGCCATATGGAAACGCACCCTGCTCCTTGGAACAATCTGGATTCTGTTAAGTATTGTTTTACTCTTACAGATTTTAAAACGGCCCATTGAATCAATCAAAAAGCTTACCGACTTTACGCGCCAACTCAGCACCCATAGAGGAGCACAGTTGCCCGTTGATAGATCCTGCCTGGAACTTGAACAGTTTGGACAAGCCCTCAATGCCGTCTCCAATGAACTTCTACAATCAGAGCAAGAATTATCAGCAGAAAAAGACCGCCTGTCAATAACCCTGCAAAGCATTAGTGATGGGGTAATTGCCACCGACCGAACCGGCAAGATTGTACTTTTCAACAAAGCGGCAGAACTCATTACCGGCTGGCAAGCACACAAGGCTCTCGGCAGCAGCCTCGAAGCGGTATTTTCGGATTTTGAAAGTGAGAGTGCCAATCCCGCCGAGCTTATCAGGGAGATAATTGACCAACAAAAGACCATCCGCCAGGGTGTCGTGCATTCGTTTCCCCAAAAAGGCAACTTGCCCGACACAACAGTTGCTATTTCAGTGGCGCCTATTGTTGCGGGTACTGGTGAAAAAACTGGTGCCGTGCTGATATGCAAGGACTTGACTGAACAGTTAGCATCTGACAAGGAAAAAATAAGCCTGGAAAACCAGTTACAACAAGCCCTGAAGATGGAGGCCATTGGCACTCTTGCTGGGGGAATCGCCCATGACTTCAATAATATCCTCACCCCAATCCTGGGTTACGCCCAGTTGGTAGAATATCAACTGCCACCAGAGAGTGATCTCCTGAAATACCAGCGAGAGGTTATTGTCGCAGCTAACCGCGCCAAAGAGCTTGTCCAGCAGATCCTTACCTTCTCGCGCAGCGCAGATCACGAACTCCTACCATTGCAGATTCAAATTGTTGTCAAAGAAGCCGTTAAACTTATACGTTCCACCATCCCGACCACCATCCAGATAAAACAGGATATCAATCCGAATTGCGGCTATGTTCTCGCCTCACCCACCCAGGTTCACCAAATTGTCATGAACCTCTGTACCAACGCCTACCACGCGATGCGAATAAAAGGCGGGGAACTTTCCATCTCTTTGCAACCTGTCAAGATTCCAAATGATGATCATACTGACACTACCATACGCCCGGGCGAATATATACTGCTGCAAATAAGCGATACCGGTTCAGGTGTACCTAAAACAATTATCGACAGAATTTTTGACCCCTACTTCACCACAAAACCTCTGGGGGAAGGGACCGGAATGGGCCTGTCCGTCGTGCACGGCATTGTTAAAAATTGCAAGGGCCACATCAGCGTTACCAGTGTTGAAGGACAAGGCGCCTCTTTTAAAATCTACCTTCCGCAAGAAAAGAGTAATCGCCCAGCCCTTGGAACTTCGAGTTCCGTCAAACCGGCGGGTGGTTCCGAGCGTATACTACTGGTTGATGATGACATAACCATTGTTGACATTGAATCGAGAATACTCCGTTCCTTGGGATATCAGGTCACCGCCTTCTCATCCAGCGAAGAAGCCTTAGCCGCCTTTCAGCAGAGTACAGATTCGTTCGATCTTGTCTTTACCGACATGACCATGCCCCAAATAACCGGTATCGGGCTGATGAAGAAGATACGCGCCCTGCGCCCCGACATGCCCATTATTCTTTGCACCGGCTACAGTGAAATTATTGACCAGAAAAGCGCCTTAGCGCTTGGTATAAACGCCTACATCACCAAGCCTCTGGTTCTTGAGACCGTTGCCACTCAAGTACGGAAGGCGTTAGACAACAAATCCTGA